One Candidatus Eremiobacterota bacterium DNA window includes the following coding sequences:
- a CDS encoding inorganic phosphate transporter produces METVTLVALLIVLFLVLSSEFVNGWTDAPNAIACLITTRVMTAGQAIALAVVMNVLGTLSGTAVAETMGKGIVSTATINLLTISAALVGIIAWGAVAARYGIPTSESHALVAGLSGAALATAGPGSLQWAGWSKVLIGVASAVILGLAGSWIVSRIIIRLAAKRLPGPSKKLFDRLQILSGAFMAYNHGLNDGQKFVGVFTLALVMGGVLKEFHIPVWVILLCAITMGVGTSIGGKEIIGTLGEKIAKIESWQGFAALTGASTTILGASLLGIPLSTTHTIVAAVTGTGMSRSPAVVRWKYPRRIVYASLLTFPLCGAIAFLVCFLLQTLQRLFM; encoded by the coding sequence ATGGAGACTGTGACCCTTGTGGCCCTCCTCATCGTCCTTTTCCTGGTGCTCTCGTCGGAATTCGTCAACGGCTGGACCGACGCTCCCAACGCCATCGCCTGCCTCATCACCACCAGGGTGATGACGGCAGGCCAGGCCATCGCCCTCGCCGTGGTGATGAACGTGCTGGGAACCCTGTCGGGAACGGCAGTGGCCGAGACGATGGGCAAAGGGATAGTCTCGACGGCCACCATCAACCTGCTGACTATTTCCGCCGCCCTCGTGGGGATCATCGCCTGGGGGGCAGTGGCGGCCCGCTACGGGATTCCCACAAGCGAGTCCCACGCGCTGGTGGCGGGGCTCTCAGGCGCCGCCCTCGCGACGGCAGGCCCCGGCTCCCTTCAATGGGCCGGCTGGTCCAAGGTGCTCATCGGCGTGGCTTCGGCGGTGATCCTGGGCCTTGCAGGCTCGTGGATTGTCAGCAGGATCATCATCAGGCTTGCGGCGAAGCGCCTCCCCGGGCCTTCAAAGAAGCTCTTCGACAGGCTCCAGATACTGTCGGGGGCATTCATGGCCTACAATCACGGCCTCAATGACGGCCAGAAATTCGTCGGTGTATTCACCCTGGCACTCGTGATGGGGGGAGTGCTCAAGGAATTCCATATCCCGGTGTGGGTGATTCTGCTCTGCGCCATCACCATGGGAGTGGGCACCTCCATTGGAGGCAAGGAGATCATCGGGACCCTGGGCGAGAAGATTGCGAAAATAGAATCGTGGCAGGGCTTCGCTGCCCTCACGGGGGCTTCCACCACTATCCTCGGCGCATCGCTTCTGGGCATTCCCCTCAGCACCACCCACACCATCGTGGCGGCCGTCACCGGCACCGGCATGAGCAGGTCGCCTGCCGTGGTCCGATGGAAATACCCGAGGCGCATCGTCTACGCCTCGCTCCTCACCTTCCCCCTCTGCGGGGCAATCGCATTCCTGGTGTGCTTCCTGCTCCAGACCCTGCAGAGGCTGTTCATGTGA
- a CDS encoding DUF47 family protein, translating into MKLFSSKVKEDDFIVFFKRHAGIGVECSKALSSLFRGGGSESFKLIDKLEHEGDKLCTDVHKLVDRTFIPLFDKPDILALTNYLDNIPDTMKTIGRKMVIFNLDKSKERESCLEVARRFCQCIEEATLELLRVVDQLPRFDHDGLRASVLKINALEDKADDLLDESLARLFNDLNAPVTVSMALWSEVFHLLESVTDHCQDAADTLMSIARKEGH; encoded by the coding sequence GTGAAACTATTCAGCTCAAAGGTGAAGGAAGACGATTTCATCGTGTTTTTCAAGCGCCACGCCGGGATCGGCGTCGAATGCTCCAAGGCGCTCAGCTCCCTGTTCCGCGGCGGCGGGAGCGAGTCCTTCAAGCTCATCGACAAGCTTGAGCACGAGGGCGACAAACTCTGCACCGACGTGCACAAACTGGTGGACCGTACCTTCATTCCCCTTTTCGACAAGCCCGACATCCTCGCCCTCACAAATTACCTCGACAACATCCCCGACACGATGAAGACCATCGGGCGCAAGATGGTGATTTTCAACCTCGACAAGAGCAAGGAGAGAGAGAGCTGCCTCGAGGTGGCCCGCAGGTTCTGCCAGTGCATAGAAGAGGCCACCCTTGAGCTGCTCAGAGTGGTTGACCAGCTTCCCAGGTTCGATCATGACGGGCTGAGAGCCTCGGTGCTGAAGATCAATGCGCTCGAAGACAAGGCCGACGACCTCTTGGACGAGTCGCTTGCACGCCTTTTTAACGACCTCAATGCCCCGGTGACCGTTTCCATGGCGCTCTGGAGCGAGGTTTTTCACCTGCTTGAAAGTGTGACGGATCACTGCCAGGATGCCGCCGATACCCTGATGTCCATTGCGCGCAAGGAAGGTCACTGA
- a CDS encoding PQQ-binding-like beta-propeller repeat protein — MEIPKTTAVPPKTRKPKALKPPATQKGHFESITDSFSKSAKHAAALLDTDKAREILLGKDRIGSERINWVTSIGKESLGIRPSIGADGTVYAGVSLKRLTALKGESGEEKWSHRTRIFCSPPMACPDGTLVFWGGSRAGDYQIYGVDGATGEKKWNIPTDEYGIEEMAVTEDGTVFVAMESSKDLMALDGSSGREKWKAPIEGRTEAVTRGPGGTLFVKQKNNDKILALSEKTGKKKYEFSMETGGFTPVCTPSGNLCVTDTSGNAKAFDSNKGSLLWEAQGPMLGGMYPSLTVGRRGTLLFCPHQQGVKILDEKTGKAKWEFNPGTSATAPPAEGDDGTVYVACHNPALAGSPKMTGVLYALEGETGKKKWELWFDSLPQHVSAGPGNSLFVDDDKGNVYSLICDDAKVAEREKELPAMGREAIIDEGEEINIGGVKLSKNLKSGVSHERSHVHHSP, encoded by the coding sequence ATGGAAATTCCGAAAACCACCGCGGTACCTCCCAAAACGAGAAAACCAAAGGCTTTAAAACCTCCCGCCACGCAAAAAGGCCACTTCGAGAGCATCACCGATTCCTTCAGCAAGTCCGCGAAGCACGCAGCCGCGCTTCTGGATACTGACAAGGCCAGGGAGATACTTCTGGGGAAAGACCGGATAGGGAGCGAGAGGATAAACTGGGTGACCAGTATCGGCAAAGAGAGCCTTGGCATCAGGCCCTCCATCGGCGCCGATGGCACTGTTTACGCGGGGGTGAGTCTCAAGCGTCTCACGGCTCTGAAAGGAGAGAGCGGCGAGGAAAAATGGAGTCACAGGACCAGGATCTTCTGCTCTCCCCCCATGGCCTGCCCCGACGGCACCCTTGTATTCTGGGGCGGTTCCCGCGCGGGAGATTATCAAATCTACGGCGTGGACGGCGCCACGGGAGAGAAGAAGTGGAACATCCCCACCGATGAATATGGCATAGAGGAGATGGCCGTTACGGAAGACGGCACGGTCTTCGTGGCCATGGAGTCATCAAAGGACCTCATGGCTCTTGACGGCTCAAGCGGCAGGGAAAAATGGAAGGCTCCCATCGAGGGCCGCACGGAGGCTGTCACGCGGGGACCCGGGGGGACGCTCTTTGTAAAGCAGAAGAATAATGATAAAATTCTGGCTTTGAGCGAGAAAACAGGAAAGAAGAAATACGAGTTTTCCATGGAAACAGGGGGCTTCACCCCGGTGTGCACTCCTTCAGGAAACCTCTGTGTGACCGACACCTCGGGAAATGCAAAGGCCTTTGACAGCAATAAAGGCTCCCTGTTGTGGGAAGCTCAGGGCCCCATGCTGGGGGGCATGTACCCCTCTCTCACCGTAGGGCGCCGCGGCACGCTTCTGTTTTGTCCCCATCAGCAGGGGGTGAAGATCCTCGATGAGAAGACGGGGAAGGCGAAATGGGAGTTCAATCCCGGCACGTCGGCGACGGCGCCCCCGGCCGAAGGCGATGACGGCACCGTGTACGTGGCATGCCACAACCCCGCCCTCGCCGGCTCTCCAAAAATGACGGGCGTGCTGTACGCTCTCGAGGGGGAAACGGGCAAGAAAAAATGGGAGCTGTGGTTTGATTCTCTCCCGCAGCACGTGTCGGCGGGCCCCGGCAACAGCCTTTTTGTCGATGACGACAAGGGCAATGTCTATTCTCTGATCTGCGATGATGCAAAAGTCGCCGAAAGAGAGAAAGAGCTCCCCGCCATGGGCAGAGAGGCCATCATCGACGAAGGGGAAGAGATAAATATCGGCGGCGTGAAGCTTTCCAAAAATCTGAAAAGCGGAGTGAGCCATGAGCGATCCCATGTACACCATTCCCCCTAA
- a CDS encoding metallophosphoesterase, which produces MKNSFILCSILLVALMFLPGCSTGGGTESSMILSPADTSSPAQTYPEFTAESVLLDDDDTSDPQGNLVVVISDIHLGDERSIKEGYAWFNKNESILVDFLKTLAGRQAVKEVVIDGDMFDEWVIPMDHDTFNGFGSGQEGESRFVDSIAQAHPDIISGIKTLIQSGRKVTYVPGNHDMLVTREDIDRIFPGISQQRDAAGLGTYSPGGLAGTVIEHSHRYDFFNAPDMLSNRIPYSPENYTTNSGAIIPPGFFVSKIAASNGYQSVGFEGSLGLNSNSMIGPFYYWAAWKLILSQVKPTQDYNAKIIKTGIDGYTGVYAINDLVPQVDFITINQPLLYRYIEDNWQNRQAENLVPSSISVLSGLLVGSLSVWCDFQSRTQYFSRDTGTRVVVFGHTHKATLGASYNANNDKCIYANSGTWIDKGDPDCTMVIIDPDSQLDGSVKETVSVYQFTDKGTMKQLYTDSITLKN; this is translated from the coding sequence ATGAAAAACAGCTTCATTCTCTGCAGTATTCTTTTGGTGGCCCTGATGTTTCTGCCTGGGTGCTCTACCGGCGGCGGCACAGAGAGCTCCATGATCCTGAGCCCCGCTGATACTTCGTCACCTGCGCAGACGTACCCGGAGTTCACCGCGGAGTCAGTGCTCCTCGACGATGATGACACAAGCGATCCGCAGGGAAACCTTGTGGTTGTCATCAGCGACATTCACCTCGGCGACGAGCGGAGCATCAAGGAAGGATACGCCTGGTTCAACAAAAACGAGTCGATCCTCGTGGATTTTCTTAAGACCCTGGCCGGCCGCCAGGCAGTCAAGGAGGTCGTCATCGACGGCGATATGTTTGATGAGTGGGTGATCCCCATGGATCACGACACCTTTAACGGCTTCGGCTCCGGCCAGGAAGGGGAGTCCAGGTTCGTGGACTCCATCGCCCAGGCGCATCCCGATATCATTAGCGGCATAAAGACTCTCATCCAGTCGGGGAGAAAAGTGACCTATGTGCCTGGGAACCACGATATGCTCGTCACCAGAGAAGACATAGACAGGATTTTTCCCGGCATCAGCCAGCAGCGTGATGCCGCCGGCCTCGGCACCTATTCTCCCGGAGGGCTTGCCGGGACGGTCATCGAGCACAGCCACCGCTATGATTTCTTCAATGCCCCCGATATGCTCTCAAACCGCATTCCTTATTCCCCGGAGAACTATACCACCAACAGCGGCGCAATAATCCCCCCGGGCTTCTTCGTCTCGAAGATTGCCGCTTCCAACGGCTACCAGAGCGTGGGCTTTGAAGGCTCTCTGGGGCTCAACAGCAATTCCATGATCGGCCCGTTCTACTACTGGGCTGCCTGGAAGCTCATCCTGAGCCAGGTGAAGCCCACCCAGGATTACAATGCGAAGATCATCAAAACAGGGATTGACGGCTATACGGGCGTCTATGCCATCAACGACCTTGTGCCCCAGGTTGATTTCATCACCATAAATCAGCCCCTGCTTTACCGCTATATCGAGGACAACTGGCAGAATCGGCAGGCCGAGAACCTGGTGCCGAGCTCAATAAGCGTTCTCAGCGGCCTTCTCGTGGGCTCACTGAGCGTATGGTGCGACTTCCAGTCGAGAACCCAGTACTTCTCCCGCGACACCGGCACGCGGGTCGTGGTCTTCGGCCATACCCACAAGGCGACGCTTGGCGCAAGCTATAACGCCAACAATGATAAATGCATCTATGCCAATTCCGGCACCTGGATTGACAAGGGCGACCCTGACTGCACGATGGTGATCATTGACCCTGATTCTCAGCTCGACGGCTCTGTCAAAGAGACAGTAAGCGTCTATCAGTTCACCGATAAGGGCACGATGAAACAGCTTTACACAGACAGCATCACCCTGAAGAACTGA
- a CDS encoding M48 family metalloprotease, with translation MKSSRFPFRQALGIIVLSLVFAFYSGAFSWASLETRVAVVITDENGKWSPGAEEEVYSFGISLPQAKEGAGSPPGNIRLVSPKEALNGKTFATVTPEGRAELLRFPGALLASKKAGDLFSVDYVFLVRLFKAGNKWAAETTAYGISNGDIELLGVKLGKDRRKAMDLVVAEVPAAVQLMSETLVMPVVGSDVGKLYHKKDAEHITGKGTRQEFANSRIAKKGGYKPCPICHAEKTRYYSDDALEAALGRELTSIVESSFIVSDNPEYRERVVRLGHAVVKGNDLKRYTYRFRVLDTDVVNAYSVPEGGVYITKGLLGILESDDELGGIIAHEIAHTESHHAVKMYRRARTNSYLGAIVVIATGSPWAQLLTDFTNSFFVSGWSRGFETEADRKAMLFMTAAGLDPREFTVVMKKLGDRSKLKNRGAEWFRTHPTDEQRIKEAVKTSESLKGIIETFREIEKIDADMAACLRAHPEYFMDDSGFLSQFLRNLSALHFPAAPADQPLSSPEPLSSPEPLSSPESVSSPEPLSSPEPGKASPGGGSDGPAKGE, from the coding sequence ATGAAATCATCAAGATTTCCTTTTCGCCAGGCACTGGGCATCATCGTGCTTTCGCTTGTCTTCGCCTTTTACTCAGGTGCATTTTCATGGGCGTCATTGGAGACGCGGGTGGCCGTCGTCATCACTGACGAAAATGGAAAGTGGTCGCCCGGCGCCGAGGAGGAGGTATACTCCTTCGGGATCAGCCTTCCCCAGGCCAAGGAAGGCGCCGGCTCCCCTCCCGGGAACATCAGGCTTGTAAGCCCGAAGGAGGCCCTGAACGGGAAGACATTCGCCACCGTCACTCCCGAGGGGCGCGCGGAGCTGCTCCGCTTCCCCGGGGCCCTTCTCGCGTCGAAAAAAGCCGGGGACCTCTTCAGCGTCGATTATGTCTTCCTGGTGAGGCTGTTCAAAGCCGGCAACAAGTGGGCTGCCGAGACTACCGCCTATGGAATTTCGAACGGGGACATTGAGCTCCTCGGGGTGAAACTTGGCAAGGACCGCAGAAAGGCAATGGACCTTGTGGTCGCTGAGGTGCCTGCGGCCGTGCAGCTCATGTCGGAAACACTCGTGATGCCTGTCGTAGGAAGCGACGTGGGAAAGCTCTACCATAAAAAAGATGCCGAGCATATTACCGGGAAGGGGACAAGGCAGGAGTTCGCCAACTCCAGGATAGCGAAGAAGGGGGGCTATAAGCCATGCCCCATATGCCATGCCGAGAAAACCCGCTACTACTCCGATGATGCCCTCGAGGCAGCCCTGGGCCGGGAGCTCACCTCCATTGTAGAGAGCTCATTCATCGTTTCCGACAATCCCGAATACAGAGAGCGTGTGGTCCGCCTCGGCCATGCCGTCGTGAAGGGCAATGACCTGAAGCGCTATACCTACCGCTTCCGCGTGCTGGACACCGACGTGGTGAATGCTTACTCTGTCCCTGAAGGGGGCGTGTACATCACGAAAGGGCTTCTGGGGATCCTGGAATCAGACGACGAGCTGGGAGGCATCATCGCCCACGAGATAGCCCACACTGAAAGCCACCATGCCGTCAAGATGTACAGGAGGGCCCGGACCAACTCTTACCTCGGGGCCATTGTCGTCATTGCCACGGGGAGCCCCTGGGCACAGCTCCTCACCGACTTCACCAACAGCTTTTTCGTGAGCGGCTGGAGCAGGGGCTTCGAGACAGAGGCGGACCGGAAGGCAATGCTCTTCATGACCGCCGCAGGCCTCGATCCCAGGGAGTTCACCGTGGTGATGAAAAAGCTCGGCGACAGGAGCAAGCTGAAAAACCGGGGAGCCGAGTGGTTCCGGACCCACCCCACCGATGAGCAGCGGATAAAAGAGGCTGTCAAGACCTCTGAAAGCCTCAAGGGAATCATAGAGACTTTCAGAGAGATTGAGAAGATAGACGCCGATATGGCTGCCTGTCTGCGCGCACACCCGGAATACTTCATGGATGACTCCGGGTTCCTGAGCCAATTCCTGAGGAACCTGTCAGCCCTCCATTTCCCCGCGGCTCCCGCAGATCAGCCGCTGAGCAGCCCCGAGCCGCTGAGCAGCCCTGAGCCGCTGAGCAGCCCTGAGTCGGTGAGCAGCCCTGAGCCGCTGAGCAGCCCTGAGCCCGGGAAAGCCTCTCCCGGCGGCGGAAGCGATGGCCCCGCAAAGGGGGAATAA
- a CDS encoding ankyrin repeat domain-containing protein gives MWRVIIKLLGTAALFGGGVLLGTYLSGEKSTTLEEERLRKREKELKGLEDELRKREELTARQSAALKEKRGHPGAPVEHGAAGTAKKAPVDEIRLAHRNLFDAIEANDSYSVYGFIDDVNAIVDAGLGERAIHWASAAGAADVVNLLISLGADINASDMNGITPLHSAALHGHISVIDILIEKGAGVNKPSSNGSTALHRAVSSEHAGTVELLLARGARAHVADKAGRTALDLARETGNKKIIDLLEASGAGK, from the coding sequence ATGTGGAGAGTCATCATCAAGCTTCTGGGCACCGCGGCACTCTTCGGGGGCGGCGTGCTTCTGGGGACATACCTGTCAGGCGAAAAAAGCACGACGCTCGAGGAAGAGCGCCTGAGAAAGAGGGAAAAAGAACTGAAGGGCCTTGAAGACGAGCTGAGAAAGCGGGAGGAGCTCACCGCCCGCCAGAGTGCCGCTCTCAAGGAGAAGAGGGGACACCCGGGAGCCCCTGTGGAGCACGGTGCGGCAGGCACGGCCAAAAAGGCGCCGGTCGATGAAATCAGGCTTGCCCACAGGAACCTCTTTGACGCCATAGAGGCAAATGACAGCTATTCCGTCTACGGGTTCATCGATGATGTCAATGCCATCGTTGACGCGGGCCTGGGCGAGAGGGCCATCCACTGGGCCTCGGCGGCAGGCGCCGCCGACGTGGTGAACCTCCTTATCTCGCTGGGCGCCGACATCAACGCAAGCGACATGAACGGCATCACTCCCCTCCATTCGGCGGCTCTCCATGGCCACATTAGTGTCATTGATATCCTCATCGAAAAGGGAGCCGGGGTAAACAAGCCATCATCGAACGGGAGCACGGCACTCCACAGGGCGGTGAGCTCGGAGCATGCCGGAACGGTGGAGCTTCTCCTCGCCAGGGGAGCCAGGGCTCACGTGGCCGATAAAGCAGGGAGAACAGCGCTTGATCTTGCCAGGGAGACAGGAAATAAGAAGATAATAGACCTTCTTGAGGCTTCCGGCGCCGGGAAATAG
- a CDS encoding S-layer homology domain-containing protein, with translation MTGKLAKTYGTALVLIGILLVAIDVLFMSVELKMLTFSLNPLEVAAHYLNRLCFLSFSFAGVISSLFFSLVSVAAGISFFFKLFSYFQMPPEERSPAGLAVTGGISLFAWLIHGACISYYYTIDKWRVEVSTFKRQFFCTELFWITMLLCLFAFLLFVIPTRSQKPLRRALSYGLWCFALLILGNILLFVFINMVLNKEDFGITPVASLIALIFLGAGAAVLIENDRILTLMESIDHSLKLTALAAPLVNFIEKEPEKVAPRPGSDPHAAQAPSKEGRKDDKEAPPPPGPAAAESAPGSSPMVKPEPLAAAEGSLTAPGDSKASPDRPAAMTEKPPAGAAAPPPKTPPKSAAAAGVLWGALSFAFVAAMFLVWFYGFGPGKRAEQAQTPAPTPSVAEVTPTPPPSPSPAASPSVSAEKPSMKIFGLDEIAYTDISESTFRKQITDIARLGVFESISGPFEPDKPITRALYVKWLVKAHNIYFPVESGNFIKLPEVKTSAFEDVPLDHPDWKWIQAMANAGYVIGYDLEHFKPDKELSREEMMAIRCSLEYNITEKDIRRYEENLDIYKKDLEERFNDASKITHRYIAGYYKDMDNAFIVLRSVFGTTRVLMPQEKLTRAEGAASIWAIHGTNAKKTIEKISSGKELVGE, from the coding sequence ATGACGGGAAAGCTCGCGAAAACTTACGGCACCGCCCTCGTGCTTATCGGGATACTCCTGGTCGCCATTGATGTGCTCTTCATGAGTGTCGAGCTCAAGATGCTCACCTTCTCCCTGAACCCCCTCGAGGTCGCCGCGCACTATCTCAACAGACTGTGCTTCCTGAGCTTCAGCTTCGCCGGCGTCATCTCGTCGCTCTTCTTCTCCCTGGTATCCGTCGCCGCGGGGATCTCCTTCTTTTTCAAGCTCTTCTCGTATTTCCAGATGCCTCCCGAAGAGAGAAGCCCCGCGGGCCTTGCCGTCACCGGCGGCATATCCCTTTTCGCATGGCTTATCCACGGGGCCTGTATCTCCTACTACTACACCATTGACAAGTGGAGGGTGGAAGTGAGCACTTTCAAGAGGCAGTTCTTCTGCACGGAGCTTTTCTGGATAACGATGCTCCTCTGCCTCTTCGCCTTTCTCCTTTTCGTCATCCCCACGCGGAGCCAGAAGCCCCTGAGGCGCGCACTCTCTTATGGCCTCTGGTGCTTTGCGCTCCTCATACTCGGCAATATCCTGCTCTTCGTGTTCATCAACATGGTGCTCAACAAGGAGGACTTCGGCATCACGCCCGTGGCGAGCCTCATCGCCCTGATATTTCTCGGCGCGGGGGCCGCGGTGCTGATAGAAAACGACAGGATACTCACTCTTATGGAGAGCATTGACCATTCGCTGAAGCTTACCGCCCTGGCCGCACCGCTGGTGAATTTCATCGAGAAGGAGCCGGAGAAGGTTGCGCCGCGCCCCGGGTCCGATCCTCACGCGGCTCAGGCCCCTTCAAAAGAAGGCAGAAAGGACGATAAAGAAGCTCCCCCGCCTCCCGGGCCGGCCGCCGCGGAAAGCGCTCCCGGAAGCTCACCGATGGTGAAGCCCGAGCCCCTCGCCGCTGCGGAAGGGTCCCTGACCGCTCCCGGTGACAGCAAAGCTTCACCTGACAGGCCGGCAGCCATGACGGAAAAGCCGCCGGCAGGCGCCGCCGCTCCTCCTCCCAAGACTCCCCCGAAAAGCGCTGCTGCAGCCGGAGTGCTGTGGGGCGCCCTCTCTTTTGCCTTTGTCGCAGCGATGTTTCTTGTGTGGTTCTATGGCTTCGGGCCGGGAAAGCGCGCCGAGCAGGCTCAGACTCCCGCGCCGACTCCCTCTGTGGCGGAAGTCACCCCGACTCCCCCTCCCTCTCCTTCACCGGCGGCCAGTCCGTCAGTGAGCGCCGAAAAGCCGTCGATGAAAATCTTCGGCCTCGATGAGATAGCCTACACCGACATCTCCGAGAGCACCTTCAGGAAACAGATAACGGACATCGCGAGGCTCGGCGTCTTTGAGAGCATTTCGGGCCCCTTTGAGCCCGATAAGCCTATCACGCGGGCCTTGTATGTAAAGTGGCTGGTGAAGGCTCACAACATATACTTCCCCGTCGAGTCGGGCAACTTCATCAAGCTCCCTGAGGTGAAAACTTCAGCCTTTGAGGATGTCCCCCTCGATCATCCCGACTGGAAATGGATCCAGGCCATGGCGAACGCCGGATATGTCATCGGCTATGACCTTGAGCATTTCAAGCCGGACAAGGAGCTCTCACGGGAGGAGATGATGGCCATAAGGTGCAGCCTGGAATACAACATCACCGAGAAAGACATCAGGCGGTACGAGGAAAACCTTGACATCTACAAGAAAGATCTCGAGGAGCGCTTCAACGACGCCTCAAAAATCACCCACCGCTATATAGCCGGCTATTACAAGGACATGGACAATGCCTTCATTGTCCTGCGCTCGGTATTTGGCACCACGAGGGTTCTCATGCCCCAGGAGAAGCTCACCAGGGCCGAAGGGGCGGCAAGCATCTGGGCAATCCACGGCACCAACGCGAAGAAAACCATAGAAAAGATAAGCTCAGGAAAGGAACTCGTCGGGGAATAA
- a CDS encoding tetratricopeptide repeat protein, whose product MSKLSALPIEARERRHMSHLKSAAGKIVYFFIDLLYFLVSKVLTLAGRAGEITRFASWMLYFAPGSTFLRLLQGHTFMCSKRYDEAIAVFDSIRDKVPPSEFPFAARAYACLEKGLYHDAVEDYTRAIEHSPHDYKIIGMRAVTFEKCGLFEEAIGDYSAIIALKPKDPVLLWMRVNAYKRCGRLQEAIEDFGRMITMKPRAPGLFVERAKVLAQMKRYREALEDYDRMVSMKPKDPWAISIRAGACLEMDFVDKAIEDCSAMIPMKPREAGFYLQRANAFMRKKSYQEAILDFERALSLKPANLNALAGMAEALFWKGAFRDAVNAYARLMTANPRSDIADRSLLLIRDRRELFSQAMGEFDRLVSSYPAFSWPYRLRGHCHLALGDTSAAAADYTRAIEIEPRGMNAYFFRGFAMLEEGDEKKALADFSKSLERPPCSDMFYIAALVERGALHSRRGRHEEALADISRIIEVRPDTPLYLSLRGFTYYCLNACHEALADLSKAIELDPSDGFTWQCRGNTYGKMGRPDLAVRDLERAQELMIAPEASEIELSALSALVRIGRDPEKHLDRINEALQSYEGESLELLLRIAELENPEPPPGE is encoded by the coding sequence GTGTCGAAGCTTTCAGCACTGCCCATTGAAGCCAGGGAGCGCCGGCACATGAGCCATCTCAAGTCCGCAGCAGGAAAAATTGTCTATTTTTTCATTGATCTGCTCTACTTTCTCGTCTCGAAGGTCCTGACCCTGGCGGGCAGGGCCGGGGAGATAACCCGGTTTGCCTCGTGGATGCTCTATTTTGCGCCCGGGAGCACTTTCTTAAGGCTGCTGCAGGGACACACCTTTATGTGCAGCAAGAGATATGATGAGGCGATAGCGGTTTTTGACAGTATCAGAGACAAGGTCCCCCCTTCTGAGTTCCCCTTTGCGGCCCGGGCCTACGCCTGTCTCGAGAAGGGGCTTTATCACGATGCCGTGGAAGACTATACCCGGGCTATTGAGCACTCTCCCCATGACTACAAGATCATTGGCATGCGTGCCGTCACCTTTGAGAAGTGCGGGCTCTTTGAAGAGGCGATAGGAGACTACAGCGCCATTATAGCTCTCAAGCCGAAAGACCCGGTGCTTCTGTGGATGCGTGTCAATGCGTACAAGCGTTGCGGGCGGCTCCAGGAAGCGATAGAGGACTTCGGCAGGATGATTACCATGAAGCCCCGGGCCCCGGGCCTGTTCGTTGAGCGCGCCAAGGTGCTCGCCCAGATGAAGCGTTACCGTGAGGCCCTTGAGGACTATGACAGGATGGTCTCGATGAAGCCGAAGGACCCGTGGGCGATCAGCATACGGGCCGGAGCCTGCCTGGAAATGGACTTCGTTGACAAGGCGATAGAAGACTGCAGCGCAATGATTCCCATGAAGCCCCGGGAAGCCGGTTTTTACCTGCAGCGGGCCAATGCCTTTATGCGGAAGAAGTCCTATCAGGAGGCCATCCTTGATTTCGAGAGGGCGCTCTCGCTGAAGCCCGCTAATCTCAACGCGCTCGCCGGCATGGCCGAAGCCCTCTTCTGGAAGGGGGCCTTCCGGGATGCCGTCAATGCCTATGCCCGGTTGATGACGGCAAATCCCCGGAGCGATATTGCTGATAGATCGCTCCTCTTGATAAGGGACCGCAGGGAGTTGTTCTCTCAGGCGATGGGGGAGTTTGACCGCCTGGTCTCCTCGTATCCGGCCTTTTCATGGCCGTACCGACTGCGAGGCCACTGCCATCTCGCCCTGGGAGATACTTCCGCAGCGGCGGCGGACTATACGAGGGCCATCGAGATCGAGCCCCGGGGGATGAACGCATATTTCTTCCGTGGATTTGCCATGCTGGAGGAGGGGGATGAAAAGAAAGCCCTCGCCGACTTCTCGAAATCACTTGAAAGGCCGCCCTGCAGCGATATGTTCTACATTGCAGCCCTTGTTGAGCGGGGAGCGCTCCATAGCAGGAGAGGCCGCCATGAAGAGGCTCTCGCGGATATATCCAGGATCATCGAGGTGCGCCCCGATACTCCCCTCTACCTTTCCTTGCGGGGATTCACCTATTATTGCCTGAATGCCTGTCATGAAGCCCTCGCTGACCTCTCAAAAGCCATTGAGCTTGATCCCTCCGATGGATTCACCTGGCAATGCCGGGGGAACACTTACGGGAAGATGGGGAGACCCGACCTTGCGGTGAGGGACCTCGAGAGAGCCCAGGAGCTCATGATTGCACCCGAAGCGTCGGAGATTGAATTGAGTGCCCTCTCGGCGCTGGTTCGGATCGGCCGCGACCCTGAGAAGCACCTTGACAGGATAAATGAAGCGCTGCAGAGCTATGAAGGAGAATCACTGGAGCTGCTGCTGAGGATAGCGGAGCTGGAGAACCCCGAGCCGCCACCCGGGGAATGA